From the genome of Thiomicrorhabdus indica:
ACATTGCGACCATTGCATTTGGGTTGCGAAACGTTACTCACAAAGACGTCGCTTTAGCGGAACTCTGCCGAGTACTCAAACCCGGAGGACAGCTATTGGTGCTCGAATTCTCAAAAGTCACCAACCCTGCACTGTCCAAGTTGTACGATTTTTATTCATTCAATATTTTGCCGAAAATGGGTAAAGTCATTGCCAATGACGAAGCCAGCTATCAATATTTAGCCGAATCGATTCGCATGCACCCTGACCAAGAAACCCTGAAAAAAATGATGTTAGATGCCGGTTTTGATAAAGCAGAATATCTAAACTTCACCCAAGGGATTGTCGCATTGCACCGTGGCTGGAAATACTGAACCGAGTGAACACTCTGATTCCAAGCTAATGCATTAAAATCATTTGTGTCTAAGGAGAATCTTGTGACCGAATTTGAAGAACCATCGTTCAGTGCTTCCGAGACAATTCCTCGTGGACAAATTGCATTTGCTCAGCTCTTGGAAACACTCTTTAATAGCGCAAAAACATTTGATGCTTTTCAAGCCGCGGACCTTTTCTCATTAGCACCTTCTGTGATTGAGATTGAAGTCCAACCTGCGCCTTACAAAGCATTTATTTTAATTAATGAATCAAGCCTTACTGTTCAAAGTCAGCTGAATGGCCAAGCAGACTGCCAAATTAAAGCTGGCATTTCTAATTGGGCAAGCTTAAATAGTTTCATTGATGCGAGCGAGCACCCTGTAGAGATCGAATTTGAGCGTTTCGAAATTCAAGGAAACCATGAACTTGCTGAAAATTTTTTACGTGCATTGAATCTCATGGAACTGGACTGGGAAGAAAAACTCTCTCAGTACACAGGGGATTTAATCGCTCATCAAATTGGTCAAAAAACTCGCCAGTGGCACCGCTATAAAAAATCTACCGGCCGGCAAATAATCGAAATGTTTGAAGAATATCTAAAACATGAG
Proteins encoded in this window:
- a CDS encoding ubiquinone biosynthesis accessory factor UbiJ — protein: MTEFEEPSFSASETIPRGQIAFAQLLETLFNSAKTFDAFQAADLFSLAPSVIEIEVQPAPYKAFILINESSLTVQSQLNGQADCQIKAGISNWASLNSFIDASEHPVEIEFERFEIQGNHELAENFLRALNLMELDWEEKLSQYTGDLIAHQIGQKTRQWHRYKKSTGRQIIEMFEEYLKHELRIGPSRLEMQTWQTQLEELEQQTQTLLQRAKRLKPK